One genomic window of Halorubrum hochsteinianum includes the following:
- a CDS encoding HAD family hydrolase, which yields MYDAVVLDNDGVLVGRTPFDTLREAAWDAFVSLGVEDPDLAHVDDVAVGVDPATLTDICERYGVDPTEFWRVRDETAAAAQIDAARKGRKTPYDDVDALRALDASLGVVSSNQQATVDALLDHFGLRGHFEVAYGREPSVASLSRKKPSPYYIERALEDLGAETALFVGDNESDVRAADNAGIDSAFLRRPHRRSTELACHPTYEIDDLHDLVSICGRAPADESDSA from the coding sequence GTGTACGACGCCGTCGTCCTCGACAACGACGGGGTGTTGGTCGGGCGGACGCCGTTCGACACGCTCCGCGAGGCCGCCTGGGACGCGTTCGTGAGCCTCGGCGTCGAGGACCCGGACCTCGCGCACGTCGACGACGTGGCGGTCGGCGTCGACCCCGCGACCCTGACGGACATCTGCGAGCGCTACGGCGTGGACCCGACGGAGTTCTGGCGCGTCAGGGACGAGACCGCGGCGGCGGCCCAGATCGACGCCGCTCGGAAGGGACGCAAGACGCCGTACGACGACGTCGACGCCCTCCGCGCGCTCGACGCCTCGCTGGGGGTGGTCTCCTCGAACCAACAGGCGACCGTCGACGCCCTCCTCGACCACTTCGGGCTGCGCGGCCACTTCGAGGTCGCGTACGGCCGGGAGCCCTCGGTGGCCAGCCTCTCGCGCAAGAAGCCCTCCCCGTACTACATCGAGCGCGCCCTCGAAGACCTCGGAGCCGAGACGGCGCTTTTCGTCGGCGACAACGAGTCGGACGTCCGCGCGGCCGACAACGCGGGGATCGACTCCGCGTTCCTCCGCCGCCCGCACCGGCGGTCGACGGAGCTCGCCTGCCACCCGACCTACGAGATCGACGACCTCCACGACCTCGTGAGCATCTGCGGGCGAGCGCCGGCCGACGAGAGCGACTCGGCCTGA
- a CDS encoding AIM24 family protein, with protein MNLDQFTAENAPTDGAEPFQRENSYTLDVAVAGTVMAKAGSMVAYTGDVSFTGKASAEGGITGFLKEAATGEGTPIMAVEGDGHVYFADDGKKVQVIELDADESITVNGEDVLAFEESLSYEINTIDSLAGALAGGFSNVYLEGPGYVALTTHGDPIVLEPPVATDPAATVAWGGTSPDVEVNRSLSDMIGQESGERYQMRFDGDDGFVVVQPREEHA; from the coding sequence ATGAATCTCGATCAGTTCACCGCCGAGAACGCACCGACGGACGGCGCGGAGCCGTTCCAGCGCGAGAACAGCTACACCCTCGATGTCGCGGTCGCCGGCACGGTCATGGCGAAGGCCGGGTCGATGGTGGCGTACACGGGCGACGTGTCGTTCACCGGGAAGGCCTCCGCCGAGGGCGGGATCACCGGCTTCCTCAAGGAGGCCGCCACGGGCGAGGGGACGCCGATCATGGCCGTCGAGGGCGACGGCCACGTCTACTTCGCGGACGACGGCAAGAAGGTACAGGTGATCGAACTCGACGCCGACGAGTCGATCACGGTCAACGGCGAGGACGTGCTCGCGTTCGAGGAGTCGCTCTCCTACGAGATCAACACCATCGACAGCCTCGCCGGCGCGCTCGCCGGCGGGTTCAGCAACGTCTACCTCGAAGGGCCGGGGTACGTCGCGCTCACCACCCACGGCGATCCCATCGTCTTGGAACCGCCGGTGGCGACCGACCCCGCCGCGACCGTCGCGTGGGGCGGCACCTCGCCGGACGTGGAGGTGAACCGGAGCCTCTCGGACATGATCGGACAGGAGTCCGGCGAGCGCTACCAGATGCGGTTCGACGGCGACGACGGGTTCGTCGTCGTCCAGCCCCGCGAGGAGCACGCCTGA
- a CDS encoding CBS domain-containing protein, producing the protein MNISDIAVSEYVEVDVDERLAKVRSIFERENPKGIVVVEDGEYAGVVGEKQLMRSRMEDDTKVSAVMKPAPSVDRHEDVRETARLLVEGDVKIAPVYEGEKLYGIVTVDQILEAVIESLDAITVGQIATEDVIGIGETESVGRAINRLRENGVSRLPVLDDDGDLVGVVTTNDIVEFVVRDHERQGSGDRAGDIDRMLDIPVYDIMSSPVVTATEDETARAVVERMFDNEVSGLVVTPADTDTVAGIVTKTDVLRALTFTEQDSMDVQITNVDLLDGTSREHVVESIEQVADKYADMHVIHAHVRLHAHKEKLRGTPLIQCQIRLRTNEGQVGGSGEGYGAEHAFHVALDKLERNVLEIKGVNADEEYRGQLLRKLGEL; encoded by the coding sequence ATGAACATCTCTGATATCGCGGTGTCGGAATACGTCGAGGTCGACGTCGATGAGCGGCTCGCCAAGGTCCGTTCTATCTTCGAGCGAGAGAACCCCAAGGGGATCGTCGTCGTCGAGGACGGCGAGTACGCGGGCGTCGTCGGGGAGAAACAGCTCATGCGTTCGCGCATGGAGGACGACACGAAGGTGTCGGCGGTGATGAAGCCGGCCCCGTCGGTCGACCGACACGAGGACGTCCGGGAGACCGCCCGACTCCTCGTCGAGGGGGACGTGAAGATCGCGCCGGTCTACGAGGGCGAGAAGCTCTACGGCATCGTCACGGTCGACCAGATCCTCGAGGCCGTCATCGAGAGCCTCGACGCGATCACCGTCGGCCAGATCGCCACCGAGGACGTGATCGGCATCGGCGAGACGGAGAGCGTCGGCCGCGCCATCAACCGGCTCCGCGAGAACGGCGTCTCCCGGCTCCCCGTCCTCGACGACGACGGCGACCTCGTCGGCGTCGTCACCACGAACGACATCGTGGAGTTCGTCGTCCGCGACCACGAGCGGCAGGGCAGCGGCGACCGCGCGGGCGACATCGACCGCATGCTCGACATCCCCGTCTACGACATCATGTCGAGCCCGGTCGTCACCGCGACCGAGGACGAGACGGCCCGGGCGGTCGTCGAGCGCATGTTCGACAACGAGGTCTCCGGGCTGGTCGTCACGCCCGCGGACACCGATACCGTCGCCGGCATCGTGACGAAGACCGACGTGTTGCGCGCGCTGACGTTCACCGAGCAGGACTCGATGGACGTCCAGATCACGAACGTCGACCTGCTGGACGGGACCTCCCGCGAGCACGTCGTCGAGTCCATCGAGCAGGTCGCGGACAAGTACGCGGACATGCACGTCATCCACGCGCACGTCCGGCTCCACGCTCACAAGGAGAAGCTCCGCGGCACGCCCCTCATCCAGTGTCAGATCCGCCTCCGCACCAACGAGGGACAGGTCGGCGGCTCCGGCGAGGGGTACGGTGCCGAACACGCGTTCCACGTCGCGCTCGACAAGTTAGAGCGGAACGTCCTCGAGATCAAGGGCGTCAACGCCGACGAGGAGTACCGCGGCCAGCTCCTCCGGAAGCTCGGCGAGCTGTGA
- a CDS encoding TlpA family protein disulfide reductase gives MRRRHLLAGLASVGALGGAGAVATGRVPNALGGEEAPEPIEPVTIDTIEAPGSRDGEVTLPAPDRPTFVDFFGTWCPPCAEQMPALAEAHDRIGDEVLFVSVTTEPVGDEVSEEEVVEWWRENDGDWLVAADVTAELASRFPIGNYPSARAIDASGRVRWATSGTHTTEEFVAGIERVVGDD, from the coding sequence GTGAGACGGCGGCACCTACTGGCGGGACTCGCAAGCGTCGGCGCCCTCGGCGGAGCCGGGGCCGTCGCGACCGGCAGGGTGCCGAACGCGCTCGGCGGCGAGGAGGCCCCCGAGCCGATCGAGCCGGTGACGATCGACACTATCGAGGCACCGGGTAGCCGCGACGGAGAAGTGACGCTACCCGCTCCCGACCGCCCGACGTTCGTCGACTTCTTCGGAACGTGGTGTCCGCCCTGCGCCGAGCAGATGCCGGCCCTCGCGGAGGCCCACGACCGGATCGGCGACGAGGTGCTGTTCGTCTCGGTGACGACGGAACCCGTCGGCGACGAGGTCAGCGAGGAGGAGGTGGTCGAGTGGTGGCGCGAGAACGACGGCGACTGGCTCGTCGCGGCCGACGTGACTGCCGAACTCGCATCGCGATTTCCGATCGGGAACTACCCGAGCGCCCGCGCCATCGACGCCTCGGGACGCGTCCGCTGGGCGACCTCCGGCACCCACACCACCGAGGAGTTCGTCGCGGGCATCGAGCGCGTGGTCGGCGATGACTGA
- a CDS encoding sodium-dependent transporter — protein sequence MARETWATRAGFILAAVGSAVGLGNIWRFPFITGQYGGSSFLITYLAFVALIGFPAILVEFVIGRRTDLNPVGALRELGSGAWSYAGWLFVVTGFIILSYYSVVAGWFLRYTLIGITEGFTLTDPAEAEALFGTVSTGLDTLLFHAVFMLCVIGIIAAGVRRGIELSVKVMVPAILVLLLGLAAYGFTLDGASAAYAYYLSPDFGTIAANWTEILPAAAGQAFFTLSLGMGVMITYASYLGEDRNLAADAGIIATLDTLVAVLVGFVVFPVLFSVGIEPGTGGPGAIFVSLTSAFAGIPGGRILGVVFFGMVGIAALSSAISILEVLVSYLIDEVGVARIPASAAVGVAVFLLGVPVTVDLIFLDLYDLLADGILLVLGSLLLALFVGWVIPHVGREELQKGIADLGGLGDAWIWAVRIPIVIVVIVSLYLGIVDYAGFLTGDFADWLAAR from the coding sequence ATGGCACGCGAGACATGGGCGACGCGAGCGGGGTTCATCCTCGCCGCGGTCGGCAGCGCGGTCGGGCTGGGGAACATCTGGCGGTTCCCCTTCATCACCGGCCAGTACGGCGGATCGTCGTTTCTGATAACCTACCTGGCGTTCGTCGCGCTGATCGGGTTCCCGGCGATCCTCGTCGAGTTCGTCATCGGGCGGCGGACCGACCTGAACCCGGTCGGCGCGCTGCGCGAACTCGGCAGCGGCGCGTGGTCGTACGCCGGCTGGCTGTTCGTCGTCACCGGCTTCATCATCCTCTCGTACTACAGCGTCGTCGCGGGCTGGTTCCTGCGGTACACGCTTATCGGGATCACCGAGGGATTCACCCTCACCGACCCCGCCGAGGCCGAGGCGCTGTTCGGCACGGTGTCGACCGGACTGGACACGCTCCTCTTCCACGCCGTCTTCATGCTCTGCGTCATCGGCATCATCGCCGCCGGCGTCCGGCGCGGGATCGAACTGAGCGTGAAGGTGATGGTCCCCGCCATCCTCGTCCTCCTGCTTGGCCTCGCCGCGTACGGGTTCACCCTCGACGGCGCGAGCGCGGCGTACGCCTACTATCTCTCGCCCGACTTCGGAACGATCGCGGCCAACTGGACCGAGATCCTGCCGGCCGCCGCCGGACAGGCGTTCTTCACGCTGTCGCTCGGCATGGGCGTGATGATCACCTACGCCTCCTACCTCGGCGAGGACCGGAACCTCGCGGCCGACGCGGGGATCATCGCGACGCTCGACACGCTCGTCGCCGTCCTCGTCGGCTTCGTCGTCTTCCCCGTCCTCTTCTCGGTGGGTATCGAGCCGGGAACGGGCGGTCCCGGCGCGATCTTCGTGAGCCTCACGTCGGCGTTCGCCGGCATCCCCGGCGGCCGGATCCTCGGCGTGGTCTTCTTCGGGATGGTCGGGATCGCGGCGCTCTCCTCCGCGATCAGCATCCTCGAAGTGCTGGTCTCGTACCTGATCGACGAGGTCGGCGTCGCCCGCATCCCGGCGTCGGCCGCGGTCGGCGTGGCGGTCTTCCTGCTCGGCGTGCCCGTCACCGTCGACCTGATCTTCCTCGATTTATACGACCTGCTCGCGGACGGCATCCTGCTCGTGCTCGGCTCGCTGCTGCTCGCGCTGTTCGTCGGCTGGGTGATCCCGCACGTGGGCCGCGAGGAACTACAGAAGGGGATCGCGGACCTCGGCGGCCTCGGCGACGCGTGGATCTGGGCCGTCCGGATCCCGATCGTGATCGTCGTGATCGTCTCGCTGTACCTCGGGATCGTCGACTACGCCGGGTTCCTCACCGGCGACTTCGCCGACTGGCTGGCGGCGCGATAG
- a CDS encoding aldo/keto reductase — protein sequence MDLPAVGLGTMGIDDSDEVATALGLGYRHLDTARIYDNEAVVGEGLAAGLADADLGRDDVTVATKLWTDDLAADAVAPAARESAARLGVEALDLLYVHRPRGDYDPESTLPALDRLVEEGLVRNVGVSNFELADLDRAVDVLGRPPAAHQTELHPLFRRPELLDHARDHGYPVVAYSPLAGGRVREVDAVVAVAEAHGATPEAVAIAWATAKDPVVAIPKASSEGHLRANLAAADLELTDEEIAAIDAVEREEELFPE from the coding sequence ATGGATCTCCCGGCCGTCGGCCTCGGCACGATGGGAATCGACGACTCCGACGAGGTCGCGACCGCGCTCGGGCTCGGCTACCGCCACCTCGACACCGCGCGGATCTACGACAACGAGGCGGTCGTCGGCGAGGGGCTCGCCGCGGGGCTGGCCGACGCCGACCTCGGCCGCGACGACGTGACCGTGGCGACGAAGCTGTGGACCGACGACCTCGCGGCCGACGCCGTCGCGCCCGCCGCCCGCGAGAGCGCGGCCCGCCTCGGCGTCGAGGCCCTCGACCTGCTGTACGTCCACCGCCCGCGCGGCGACTACGACCCGGAGTCGACGCTGCCCGCGCTCGACCGACTGGTGGAGGAGGGGCTCGTCCGGAACGTCGGCGTCTCGAACTTCGAACTCGCGGACCTCGACCGCGCGGTCGACGTCCTCGGCCGCCCGCCCGCGGCCCACCAGACCGAACTCCACCCGCTGTTCCGTCGGCCGGAACTGCTCGACCACGCCCGCGACCACGGCTACCCGGTCGTCGCCTACTCGCCGCTCGCCGGCGGTCGGGTGCGCGAGGTCGACGCCGTCGTCGCAGTCGCGGAGGCACACGGGGCGACGCCCGAGGCGGTCGCGATCGCGTGGGCGACAGCGAAGGACCCCGTGGTCGCGATCCCGAAGGCGTCGAGCGAGGGACACCTGCGCGCGAACCTCGCCGCCGCCGACCTCGAACTGACCGACGAGGAGATCGCCGCGATAGACGCCGTCGAGCGCGAAGAAGAGCTGTTCCCGGAGTAG
- a CDS encoding cytochrome c biogenesis protein CcdA gives MTDVSLATNVPFAVTAGVATFFSPCAYPLLPGYVGFYVNSVDADSASILGAGARGVAAAIGVLATFALLAGATVRIGYSTLSSITVFETLVGGLLVVFGLLVVAGRAPSVSVPLPERRTGIFGFGLFGAGYALAGAGCVAPVFLGVVARAIALPSETAVLVVGVYAGTVAVLMAATTVATGVGLVSNANRVMAHAGLLKRIAGAVMVAAGIGQLYLSLVVY, from the coding sequence ATGACCGACGTCTCGCTCGCGACGAACGTCCCGTTCGCGGTGACCGCGGGCGTGGCGACGTTCTTCTCGCCGTGCGCGTACCCCCTCCTGCCGGGGTACGTCGGCTTTTACGTCAACTCCGTCGACGCGGACTCCGCCTCGATCCTCGGCGCGGGCGCCCGCGGCGTCGCGGCCGCGATCGGCGTGCTGGCGACGTTCGCGCTGCTCGCCGGGGCCACCGTCCGGATCGGCTACTCGACGCTGTCGAGCATCACCGTCTTCGAGACGCTCGTCGGCGGCCTCCTCGTCGTCTTCGGGCTGCTCGTCGTCGCCGGGCGAGCGCCGTCGGTCTCGGTGCCGCTGCCGGAGCGCCGCACCGGTATCTTCGGATTCGGGCTGTTCGGGGCGGGCTACGCGCTCGCCGGCGCGGGCTGCGTCGCGCCCGTGTTCCTCGGCGTCGTCGCCCGCGCGATCGCGCTCCCGTCGGAGACGGCGGTGCTCGTCGTCGGCGTCTACGCCGGCACCGTCGCCGTCCTGATGGCCGCGACCACGGTCGCGACCGGCGTCGGCCTCGTCAGCAACGCGAACCGGGTGATGGCCCACGCCGGGCTGCTGAAACGGATCGCGGGCGCGGTGATGGTCGCCGCCGGGATCGGACAGCTGTACCTCTCGCTGGTCGTGTACTGA
- a CDS encoding SCO family protein — MDRRHFLRSLAGTGVVAGTTATAGCAGVLGDGDADGSDDPHAEETILGPPEQTRGDPVHPIRGDEMPEFSVPDPITGEEISTAGFEGERAYLWTSFYTSCPDGVCPALILRLRRVQEVAAEEGFGDEAALLPLTFDPERDTAEVLREYASQRGVDLDAGNWHFLRPESYEAGVELMDENFGLKIEKTDAEGYENLEYAFPHYGLILLVNKRGIVERAYPRGPATDVERIVDDFRRVVTA, encoded by the coding sequence ATGGACCGCCGCCACTTCCTCCGCTCGCTCGCCGGGACCGGCGTCGTCGCCGGTACGACCGCAACGGCCGGCTGCGCCGGCGTCCTCGGCGACGGCGACGCCGACGGCTCCGACGATCCCCACGCCGAGGAGACGATCCTCGGCCCGCCGGAGCAGACCCGGGGCGACCCGGTCCATCCGATCCGCGGCGACGAGATGCCCGAGTTCAGCGTCCCCGACCCGATCACGGGCGAGGAGATATCGACGGCGGGGTTCGAGGGCGAGCGCGCGTACCTGTGGACCTCCTTCTACACGAGCTGCCCGGACGGCGTCTGCCCGGCGCTCATCCTCCGCCTGCGGCGCGTACAGGAGGTCGCGGCCGAGGAGGGGTTCGGCGACGAGGCCGCGTTGCTGCCGCTCACGTTCGACCCCGAGCGCGACACGGCCGAGGTGCTCCGCGAGTACGCGAGCCAGCGCGGGGTCGATCTGGACGCCGGCAACTGGCACTTCCTCCGCCCCGAGAGCTACGAGGCGGGCGTAGAGCTGATGGACGAGAACTTCGGGCTCAAGATCGAGAAGACGGACGCCGAGGGGTACGAGAACCTGGAGTACGCGTTCCCGCACTACGGGCTCATCCTGCTCGTCAACAAGCGGGGGATCGTCGAGCGCGCGTACCCGCGCGGCCCGGCCACCGACGTCGAACGGATCGTCGACGACTTCAGACGGGTGGTCACGGCGTGA
- a CDS encoding cold-shock protein, protein MVNGKVDFFNDTGGYGFISTDDGDLDDDEDVFFHMEDVGGPDLEEGQEVEFDIESSPKGPRATNLVRN, encoded by the coding sequence ATTGTAAACGGTAAGGTTGATTTCTTCAACGATACTGGCGGCTACGGTTTCATCTCGACTGACGACGGCGACCTCGACGACGACGAAGACGTGTTCTTCCACATGGAAGACGTCGGCGGCCCGGACCTCGAGGAGGGTCAGGAAGTGGAATTCGACATCGAATCGTCCCCCAAGGGACCCCGCGCGACGAACCTCGTCCGCAACTAA
- the radB gene encoding DNA repair and recombination protein RadB translates to MSDPIPTGCRPVDELLGGGFERGVVTQVYGPPAAGKTNLALSAAVEVAARGDRALYIDTEGLSIDRFEQLAEGRLDRGDGDDTLEELAARLVISEAYDFDDQREAVRDAEELAEEVDLIVLDSATGFYRLERAGDTEGGESLRKVAKQVTHLLSLARRHDVAVVITNQVFTDPDGDRDRALGGNTLNHWTGAIVRVDRFRGGNRRATLEKHRSKPAGDTAAFRIVADGLAEGADG, encoded by the coding sequence GTGAGCGATCCGATCCCGACCGGCTGTCGCCCGGTCGACGAGCTGCTGGGCGGCGGCTTCGAGCGCGGCGTCGTCACGCAGGTGTACGGCCCGCCGGCCGCGGGGAAGACGAACCTCGCGCTCTCGGCGGCGGTCGAGGTCGCGGCCCGCGGCGACCGCGCCCTCTACATCGACACCGAGGGGCTCTCGATCGACCGGTTCGAACAGCTGGCGGAGGGTCGACTTGACCGGGGCGACGGCGACGACACCCTCGAGGAACTCGCCGCGCGGCTCGTGATCTCTGAGGCGTACGACTTCGACGACCAGCGCGAGGCGGTCCGCGACGCCGAGGAGCTCGCGGAGGAGGTCGATCTGATCGTGTTGGACTCCGCCACGGGCTTCTACCGGCTGGAGCGCGCCGGCGACACCGAGGGCGGCGAGTCGCTCCGGAAGGTCGCAAAGCAGGTGACGCACCTCCTCTCTCTGGCCCGGCGGCACGACGTCGCCGTCGTGATCACGAACCAGGTGTTCACGGACCCCGACGGCGACCGGGACCGCGCGCTCGGCGGCAACACCCTCAACCACTGGACCGGCGCGATCGTCCGCGTCGACCGGTTCCGCGGCGGGAACCGCCGGGCGACCCTCGAAAAGCACCGCTCGAAGCCCGCGGGCGACACCGCCGCGTTCCGGATCGTCGCCGACGGACTCGCCGAGGGCGCGGACGGATAG